In Armatimonadota bacterium, a single genomic region encodes these proteins:
- the hutG gene encoding formimidoylglutamase: MLVPGWSGRDDEPGERWHQVVRQWAQSTRGGVAFSGFAGDEGVRRNQGRLGASEGPAALRAMMSNLATVRSDLFDCGDVTVKSHEFEVAQLIYADRIAQSINTENLAIGLGGGHEIAFGSYLGLTKSELVGKGDRIGIINLDSHFDLRPGEPSSGTPFAQALELGGGNTHYLALGISEAANGRSLFERADAMGAHYVLDRDLDQAPVAQVRVALDKVDHLYVSLDLDVLPASVAPGVSAPAARGVPFDVINQILQITAASGKLRVFDVAELNPRYDIDNRTARTAARLIWEVVRAWKPS, translated from the coding sequence TTGCTAGTCCCTGGCTGGTCTGGAAGGGACGACGAACCCGGCGAACGCTGGCATCAAGTGGTTCGGCAATGGGCACAATCAACTAGAGGGGGCGTCGCATTTTCAGGATTTGCGGGCGACGAAGGAGTTCGGCGGAATCAAGGACGCCTGGGTGCGTCAGAGGGGCCTGCTGCTTTGCGGGCAATGATGTCTAACCTTGCGACTGTCCGGTCAGACCTGTTCGACTGTGGTGACGTCACTGTTAAGAGCCATGAGTTTGAAGTCGCTCAGCTCATCTATGCCGACAGAATCGCTCAGAGCATCAATACCGAGAACCTCGCTATCGGCCTCGGCGGTGGACATGAGATCGCATTCGGTTCGTACCTAGGGCTGACTAAATCCGAACTGGTGGGCAAAGGCGACCGGATCGGAATCATTAACCTGGATTCTCACTTCGACCTGAGACCCGGCGAGCCCTCTTCGGGAACCCCATTCGCCCAGGCACTTGAACTAGGGGGCGGCAACACCCACTACCTCGCGCTCGGAATCAGCGAGGCCGCCAACGGTAGATCGCTTTTTGAGCGAGCCGACGCGATGGGTGCACATTATGTCCTCGACCGTGATCTTGATCAGGCTCCGGTCGCGCAAGTACGGGTCGCTCTCGACAAGGTTGATCACTTATACGTTTCGCTCGATTTAGATGTGTTACCAGCCTCAGTCGCCCCCGGCGTTTCGGCTCCGGCGGCGCGAGGTGTGCCCTTTGATGTCATCAATCAGATTCTCCAAATCACAGCGGCGAGCGGAAAACTGAGAGTCTTCGACGTTGCTGAACTAAACCCTAGATACGACATCGATAACCGCACCGCCCGAACCGCAGCTCGCTTAATCTGGGAAGTAGTGAGAGCATGGAAGCCGTCATGA